From a single Equus asinus isolate D_3611 breed Donkey chromosome 2, EquAss-T2T_v2, whole genome shotgun sequence genomic region:
- the SEC31B gene encoding protein transport protein Sec31B isoform X9 yields MPDPMMEREKQDLSTGQTMKLKELERSAVQVWSPASQYPVYLATGTSAQQLDASFSTNGTLEIFEVDFRDPSLDLKRKGVLSASSRFHKLIWGIFGTGLLEGSGVIAGGGDNGMLTLYNVTHILSSGKEPVISQRQKHTGAVRALDFNPFQGNLLASGASDSEIFIWDLNNLSVPLTPGSKSQQPLEDIRALSWNRQVQHILSSAHPSGKAVVWDLRKNEPILKVSDHSKRMHCSGLAWHPDIATQLVLCSEDDHLPVIQLWDLRFASSPLKVLESHSRGILSVSWSQADAELLLSSAKDNQILCWNLGSSEVVYKLPTQNSWCFDVQWCPRDPPVFSAASFDGWISLYSVMGRSWDVQQMRQADKISSSFSKGQPLPPLQVPEQVAQASLIPPLKRPPKWMRRPTGVSFAFGGKLVTFGLLNTLAHQVPQPCLHLVFISQVTTESEFLMRSAELQEALGSGNLLNYCQNKVQRASLQSEKMLWQFLKVTLEQDSRIKFLKLLGYSKDELQKKVATWLKSDMGLAESPQPKGDDRSSNRQQAFHSQASRHTTEEASASSTFFDELIPQILTPWAIRITEDTDGLLSQALLLGELGLAVELCLKEERFADAIILAQAGGADLLKQTQEYYLAKKKTRISSLLACVVQKNWKDMVCACSLQNWREALALLLTYSGPEKFPELCDMLGTRMEQEGNRALTSEATLCYVCSGSVERLVECWAKCHPASSPMALQDLMEKVMVLNRSLELLRGPNGVNPGPATTYRVTQYATFLAAQGSLATAMSYLPSDCAQLPVQQLRDRLFHAQGSGVPGQQSPPFPFPRVVVGATLHSKETPSYRSEFQPSHQVLAPSQRPRIFTPQSSLVMPLTPSHPSSYQGSRMQNISDYRVPGPQAAQPLPLGPRVRPALSQPQLLRGQRAQHLNPMGFPGTWPLPGPPPPVAPPDIMQPGSASLPETPRLIPLLPVRPPGLSPVSSQPPVPPVSFPVAHPPGGPGAPCSSTLPTTGILTPYPGPQDSLKNSPAPRGNLQRKKLPETFMPPAPITAPVMCLAPQPQGVLSSQPPVAGMGHAPPGAPGELSLQQLQQRLPKKIERKELPLEHQPLKTSFEALLQRCSLSATDLKTKRKLDEAARRLECLYEKLCEGTGGRKKPLLE; encoded by the exons ATGCCCGATCccatgatggagagagagaaacaagatcTGTCCACAG gacagaccaTGAAGCTGAAGGAACTTGAGCGGTCAGCTGTCCAAGTGTGGAGCCCAGCCAGCCAGTACCCTGTGTATCTGGCCACAG GAACATCTGCCCAGCAGCTTGATGCCTCCTTTAGCACAAATGGCACATTGGAAATCTTTGAGGTTGATTTCAGGGACCCCTCTTTGGACTTGAAACGCAAGGGAGTCCTTTCTGCCTCAAGCAG GTTTCACAAGCTGATCTGGGGGATCTTTGGCACTGGGCTTCTGGAAGGCTCCGGGGTTATTGCAGGCGGCGGGGACAATGGCATGCTTACTCTGTACAATGTGACCCACATCCTGTCATCGGGGAAGGAGCCTGTGATTTCCCAGAGACAGAAGCACACCGGGGCTGTCAGAGCCCTCGACTTTAATCCTTTCCAG GGCAATCTCCTGGCCTCAGGGGCCAGTGATTCTGAAATCTTCATTTGGGATTTGAATAACCTGAGTGTGCCATTGACCCCAGGATCCAAGTCACAG CAGCCCCTAGAAGACATCCGGGCACTCTCTTGGAACCGGCAAGTTCAACACATTCTGTCTTCTGCTCACCCCAGCGGCAAGGCAGTTGTGTGGGACCTCAGGAAGAATGAACCTATCCTCAAAGTCAGTGATCACAGCAAAAGG ATGCACTGCTCAGGACTGGCCTGGCACCCAGACATAGCCACCCAGTTGGTGCTGTGCTCGGAAGATGATCATCTCCCAGTGATTCAGCTGTGGGACTTGCGTTTTGCCTCCTCACCCCTGAAGGTGCTGGAGAGCCACAGCAG GGGGATCTTGTCAGTGTCATGGAGCCAGGCTGATGCTGAGCTGCTGCTCAGTAGTGCCAAAGATAATCAGATCTTATGCTGGAACCTGGGGAGCAGTGAG GTGGTATATAAGCTACCCACACAGAATAGCTGGTGCTTTGATGTCCAGTGGTGCCCTCGAGACCCTCCAGTGTTCTCTGCTGCCTCCTTTGACGGCTGGATCAGTTTGTACTCTGTGATGGGTAGGAGCTGGGACGTCCAGCAGATGAGACAAGCTGACAAG ATCTCTTCTTCCTTCAGCAAAGGCCAGCCTCTCCCACCATTGCAGGTGCCAGAGCAAGTAGCTCAAGCATCATTGATACCTCCCTTGAAAAGACCCCCCAAATGGATGAGAAGGCCAACAGGAGTTTCATTTGCT TTTGGGGGGAAGCTGGTTACCTTTGGCCTGCTCAACACACTGGCCCATCAGGTGCCACAGCCTTGCCTCCACCTCGTCTTCATCAGTCAAGTCACCACAGAATCTGAATTCCTGATGCGGTCAGCTGAGCTGCAGGAGGCCCTGGGATCAGGAAATCTCCTGAATTATTGTCAGAACAAGGTCCAACGAGCATCACTGCAAAGCGAAAAGATGCTCTGGCAGTTCCTGAAA GTGACCTTAGAGCAAGACTCTAGAATTAAATTCCTGAAGCTATTGGGATACAGTAAAGATGAGCTTCAAAAGAAG GTGGCCACATGGTTGAAGAGTGACATGGGGCTGGCTGAGAGTCCTCAGCCCAAGGGAGATGACCGCAGCAGTAACAGACAACAGGCCTTCCACAGCCAG GCCTCCAGACACACCACGGAAGAAGCCTCTGCCTCCTCAACCTTCTTTGATGAGCTGATCCCTCAGATCTTGACTCCATGGGCGATCCGCATCACAGAAG ACACTGATGGACTTCTGAGCCAGGCTCTCCTGCTTGGAGAACTGGGCCTTGCTGTGGAGCTGTGTCTGAAGGAAGAGCGCTTTGCTGATGCCATCAtcctggcccaggctgggggtgcAGATCTGTTGAAGCAAACTCAGGAGTACTACTTGGccaagaagaaaaccagaatcTCCTCG CTTCTAGCCTGTGTTGTGCAGAAGAATTGGAAGGATATGGTGTGTGCCTGTAGCCTGCAGAACTGGAGAGAGGCACTGGCCTTGCTACTGACATACTCAGGGCCAGAGAAATTCCCTGAGCTTTGTG ACATGCTGGGTACTCGGATGGAGCAGGAAGGCAACAGAGCACTAACTTCTGAAGCCACACTCTGTTATGTGTGCTCAGGGAGTGTGGAGCGGCTGGTGGAGTGCTGGGCCAAATGCCACCCGGCTTCATCCCCCATGGCTCTACAG GACTTGATGGAGAAGGTGATGGTCCTTAACAGGAGCTTGGAGCTACTACGGGGTCCCAATGGGGTGAACCCGGGCCCTGCCACAACCTACAGAGTCACTCAGTATGCCACCTTCCTGGCAGCTCAGGGCAGCCTGGCTACTGCTATGAGCTACCTACCTAGTGACTGTGCTCAG CTACCAGTTCAGCAGCTGAGAGATCGACTTTTTCATGCCCAGGGTTCTGGTGTCCCGGGCCAACaatctcctcctttccccttcccccgGGTTGTTGTGGGAGCTACCCTTCACTCCAAAGAGACACCGTCTTACAGATCAGAATTCCAACCTTCTCACCAG GTTCTAGCTCCATCTCAAAGGCCAAGGATTTTCACACCTCAGTCATCACTAGTGATGCCCTTGACACCTTCCCATCCTAGCTCTTATCAGGGCTCCAGAATGCAGAATATAAGTGACTACAGGGTACCTGGGCCCCAGGCAGCCCAGCCTTTGCCCCTGGGCCCTAGGGTAAGGCCTG CTTTATCTCAGCCACAGCTGTTAAGAGGTCAAAGGGCACAACATCTTAACCCCATGGGATTCCCTGGAACATGGCCTCTTCCGGGTCCACCTCCTCCTGTAGCACCCCCAGACATCAtgcagcctggctctgcctctctgccTGAGACTCCTCGACTGATCCCTCTGCTTCCTGTGAGACCACCAGGTCTCAGCCCTGTGAGCTCCCAACCCCCAGTCCCTCCTGTCAGCTTTCCTGTGGCACACCCTCCAGGAGGGCCAGGAGCTCCATGCTCTAGCACCCTCCCAACCACTGGCATCTTGACTCCTTATCCAG GACCTCAAGATTCCTTGAAAaattctccagctcccaggggaaATCTCCAGAGGAAAAAG ttACCAGAGACATTTATGCCCCCAGCACCAATTACAGCTCCAGTTATGTGCCTCGCCCCTCAGCCACAAGGAGTCCTTTCTTCCCAGCCCCCTGTTGCTGGTATGGGCCATGCTCCCCCTGGAGCGCCAGGAGAACTCAGCCTGCAG CAACTTCAGCAACGGCTACCCAAGAAGATAGAAAGGAAGGAGCTGCCCCTAGAGCATCAGCCCTTGAAGACCAGTTTTGAGGCGCTTCTACAACGCTGTTCCCTGTCTGCCACTGACTTA AAGACAAAACGGAAGCTGGATGAGGCAGCCCGACGTCTGGAATGTCTATATGAGAAGCTCTGCGAGGGGACA GGGGGGAGAAAAAAGCCGCTGCTGGAGTGA
- the SEC31B gene encoding protein transport protein Sec31B isoform X11, whose translation MPDPMMEREKQDLSTGQTMKLKELERSAVQVWSPASQYPVYLATGTSAQQLDASFSTNGTLEIFEVDFRDPSLDLKRKGVLSASSRFHKLIWGIFGTGLLEGSGVIAGGGDNGMLTLYNVTHILSSGKEPVISQRQKHTGAVRALDFNPFQISSSFSKGQPLPPLQVPEQVAQASLIPPLKRPPKWMRRPTGVSFAFGGKLVTFGLLNTLAHQVPQPCLHLVFISQVTTESEFLMRSAELQEALGSGNLLNYCQNKVQRASLQSEKMLWQFLKVTLEQDSRIKFLKLLGYSKDELQKKVATWLKSDMGLAESPQPKGDDRSSNRQQAFHSQASRHTTEEASASSTFFDELIPQILTPWAIRITEDTDGLLSQALLLGELGLAVELCLKEERFADAIILAQAGGADLLKQTQEYYLAKKKTRISSLLACVVQKNWKDMVCACSLQNWREALALLLTYSGPEKFPELCDMLGTRMEQEGNRALTSEATLCYVCSGSVERLVECWAKCHPASSPMALQDLMEKVMVLNRSLELLRGPNGVNPGPATTYRVTQYATFLAAQGSLATAMSYLPSDCAQLPVQQLRDRLFHAQGSGVPGQQSPPFPFPRVVVGATLHSKETPSYRSEFQPSHQVLAPSQRPRIFTPQSSLVMPLTPSHPSSYQGSRMQNISDYRVPGPQAAQPLPLGPRVRPALSQPQLLRGQRAQHLNPMGFPGTWPLPGPPPPVAPPDIMQPGSASLPETPRLIPLLPVRPPGLSPVSSQPPVPPVSFPVAHPPGGPGAPCSSTLPTTGILTPYPGPQDSLKNSPAPRGNLQRKKLPETFMPPAPITAPVMCLAPQPQGVLSSQPPVAGMGHAPPGAPGELSLQQLQQRLPKKIERKELPLEHQPLKTSFEALLQRCSLSATDLKTKRKLDEAARRLECLYEKLCEGTLSPHVLAGLHEVARCVDAGSFEQGLTVHAQVVGCSSFSEVSSFMPVLKAVLTIAHKLHV comes from the exons ATGCCCGATCccatgatggagagagagaaacaagatcTGTCCACAG gacagaccaTGAAGCTGAAGGAACTTGAGCGGTCAGCTGTCCAAGTGTGGAGCCCAGCCAGCCAGTACCCTGTGTATCTGGCCACAG GAACATCTGCCCAGCAGCTTGATGCCTCCTTTAGCACAAATGGCACATTGGAAATCTTTGAGGTTGATTTCAGGGACCCCTCTTTGGACTTGAAACGCAAGGGAGTCCTTTCTGCCTCAAGCAG GTTTCACAAGCTGATCTGGGGGATCTTTGGCACTGGGCTTCTGGAAGGCTCCGGGGTTATTGCAGGCGGCGGGGACAATGGCATGCTTACTCTGTACAATGTGACCCACATCCTGTCATCGGGGAAGGAGCCTGTGATTTCCCAGAGACAGAAGCACACCGGGGCTGTCAGAGCCCTCGACTTTAATCCTTTCCAG ATCTCTTCTTCCTTCAGCAAAGGCCAGCCTCTCCCACCATTGCAGGTGCCAGAGCAAGTAGCTCAAGCATCATTGATACCTCCCTTGAAAAGACCCCCCAAATGGATGAGAAGGCCAACAGGAGTTTCATTTGCT TTTGGGGGGAAGCTGGTTACCTTTGGCCTGCTCAACACACTGGCCCATCAGGTGCCACAGCCTTGCCTCCACCTCGTCTTCATCAGTCAAGTCACCACAGAATCTGAATTCCTGATGCGGTCAGCTGAGCTGCAGGAGGCCCTGGGATCAGGAAATCTCCTGAATTATTGTCAGAACAAGGTCCAACGAGCATCACTGCAAAGCGAAAAGATGCTCTGGCAGTTCCTGAAA GTGACCTTAGAGCAAGACTCTAGAATTAAATTCCTGAAGCTATTGGGATACAGTAAAGATGAGCTTCAAAAGAAG GTGGCCACATGGTTGAAGAGTGACATGGGGCTGGCTGAGAGTCCTCAGCCCAAGGGAGATGACCGCAGCAGTAACAGACAACAGGCCTTCCACAGCCAG GCCTCCAGACACACCACGGAAGAAGCCTCTGCCTCCTCAACCTTCTTTGATGAGCTGATCCCTCAGATCTTGACTCCATGGGCGATCCGCATCACAGAAG ACACTGATGGACTTCTGAGCCAGGCTCTCCTGCTTGGAGAACTGGGCCTTGCTGTGGAGCTGTGTCTGAAGGAAGAGCGCTTTGCTGATGCCATCAtcctggcccaggctgggggtgcAGATCTGTTGAAGCAAACTCAGGAGTACTACTTGGccaagaagaaaaccagaatcTCCTCG CTTCTAGCCTGTGTTGTGCAGAAGAATTGGAAGGATATGGTGTGTGCCTGTAGCCTGCAGAACTGGAGAGAGGCACTGGCCTTGCTACTGACATACTCAGGGCCAGAGAAATTCCCTGAGCTTTGTG ACATGCTGGGTACTCGGATGGAGCAGGAAGGCAACAGAGCACTAACTTCTGAAGCCACACTCTGTTATGTGTGCTCAGGGAGTGTGGAGCGGCTGGTGGAGTGCTGGGCCAAATGCCACCCGGCTTCATCCCCCATGGCTCTACAG GACTTGATGGAGAAGGTGATGGTCCTTAACAGGAGCTTGGAGCTACTACGGGGTCCCAATGGGGTGAACCCGGGCCCTGCCACAACCTACAGAGTCACTCAGTATGCCACCTTCCTGGCAGCTCAGGGCAGCCTGGCTACTGCTATGAGCTACCTACCTAGTGACTGTGCTCAG CTACCAGTTCAGCAGCTGAGAGATCGACTTTTTCATGCCCAGGGTTCTGGTGTCCCGGGCCAACaatctcctcctttccccttcccccgGGTTGTTGTGGGAGCTACCCTTCACTCCAAAGAGACACCGTCTTACAGATCAGAATTCCAACCTTCTCACCAG GTTCTAGCTCCATCTCAAAGGCCAAGGATTTTCACACCTCAGTCATCACTAGTGATGCCCTTGACACCTTCCCATCCTAGCTCTTATCAGGGCTCCAGAATGCAGAATATAAGTGACTACAGGGTACCTGGGCCCCAGGCAGCCCAGCCTTTGCCCCTGGGCCCTAGGGTAAGGCCTG CTTTATCTCAGCCACAGCTGTTAAGAGGTCAAAGGGCACAACATCTTAACCCCATGGGATTCCCTGGAACATGGCCTCTTCCGGGTCCACCTCCTCCTGTAGCACCCCCAGACATCAtgcagcctggctctgcctctctgccTGAGACTCCTCGACTGATCCCTCTGCTTCCTGTGAGACCACCAGGTCTCAGCCCTGTGAGCTCCCAACCCCCAGTCCCTCCTGTCAGCTTTCCTGTGGCACACCCTCCAGGAGGGCCAGGAGCTCCATGCTCTAGCACCCTCCCAACCACTGGCATCTTGACTCCTTATCCAG GACCTCAAGATTCCTTGAAAaattctccagctcccaggggaaATCTCCAGAGGAAAAAG ttACCAGAGACATTTATGCCCCCAGCACCAATTACAGCTCCAGTTATGTGCCTCGCCCCTCAGCCACAAGGAGTCCTTTCTTCCCAGCCCCCTGTTGCTGGTATGGGCCATGCTCCCCCTGGAGCGCCAGGAGAACTCAGCCTGCAG CAACTTCAGCAACGGCTACCCAAGAAGATAGAAAGGAAGGAGCTGCCCCTAGAGCATCAGCCCTTGAAGACCAGTTTTGAGGCGCTTCTACAACGCTGTTCCCTGTCTGCCACTGACTTA AAGACAAAACGGAAGCTGGATGAGGCAGCCCGACGTCTGGAATGTCTATATGAGAAGCTCTGCGAGGGGACA CTCTCGCCTCATGTCCTGGCTGGGCTCCACGAGGTTGCCCGATGTGTGGACGCAGGAAGCTTTGAGCAGGGCCTCACAGTGCATGCCCAGGTGGTGGGCTGCAGCAGCTTCAGTGAGGTCTCCAGCTTCATGCCTGTGCTGAAGGCTGTCCTCACCATTGCTCATAAGCTGCATGTGTAA
- the SEC31B gene encoding protein transport protein Sec31B isoform X7, with protein sequence MPDPMMEREKQDLSTGQTMKLKELERSAVQVWSPASQYPVYLATGTSAQQLDASFSTNGTLEIFEVDFRDPSLDLKRKGVLSASSRFHKLIWGIFGTGLLEGSGVIAGGGDNGMLTLYNVTHILSSGKEPVISQRQKHTGAVRALDFNPFQPLEDIRALSWNRQVQHILSSAHPSGKAVVWDLRKNEPILKVSDHSKRMHCSGLAWHPDIATQLVLCSEDDHLPVIQLWDLRFASSPLKVLESHSRGILSVSWSQADAELLLSSAKDNQILCWNLGSSEVVYKLPTQNSWCFDVQWCPRDPPVFSAASFDGWISLYSVMGRSWDVQQMRQADKISSSFSKGQPLPPLQVPEQVAQASLIPPLKRPPKWMRRPTGVSFAFGGKLVTFGLLNTLAHQVPQPCLHLVFISQVTTESEFLMRSAELQEALGSGNLLNYCQNKVQRASLQSEKMLWQFLKVTLEQDSRIKFLKLLGYSKDELQKKVATWLKSDMGLAESPQPKGDDRSSNRQQAFHSQASRHTTEEASASSTFFDELIPQILTPWAIRITEDTDGLLSQALLLGELGLAVELCLKEERFADAIILAQAGGADLLKQTQEYYLAKKKTRISSLLACVVQKNWKDMVCACSLQNWREALALLLTYSGPEKFPELCDMLGTRMEQEGNRALTSEATLCYVCSGSVERLVECWAKCHPASSPMALQDLMEKVMVLNRSLELLRGPNGVNPGPATTYRVTQYATFLAAQGSLATAMSYLPSDCAQLPVQQLRDRLFHAQGSGVPGQQSPPFPFPRVVVGATLHSKETPSYRSEFQPSHQVLAPSQRPRIFTPQSSLVMPLTPSHPSSYQGSRMQNISDYRVPGPQAAQPLPLGPRVRPALSQPQLLRGQRAQHLNPMGFPGTWPLPGPPPPVAPPDIMQPGSASLPETPRLIPLLPVRPPGLSPVSSQPPVPPVSFPVAHPPGGPGAPCSSTLPTTGILTPYPGPQDSLKNSPAPRGNLQRKKLPETFMPPAPITAPVMCLAPQPQGVLSSQPPVAGMGHAPPGAPGELSLQQLQQRLPKKIERKELPLEHQPLKTSFEALLQRCSLSATDLKTKRKLDEAARRLECLYEKLCEGTLSPHVLAGLHEVARCVDAGSFEQGLTVHAQVVGCSSFSEVSSFMPVLKAVLTIAHKLHV encoded by the exons ATGCCCGATCccatgatggagagagagaaacaagatcTGTCCACAG gacagaccaTGAAGCTGAAGGAACTTGAGCGGTCAGCTGTCCAAGTGTGGAGCCCAGCCAGCCAGTACCCTGTGTATCTGGCCACAG GAACATCTGCCCAGCAGCTTGATGCCTCCTTTAGCACAAATGGCACATTGGAAATCTTTGAGGTTGATTTCAGGGACCCCTCTTTGGACTTGAAACGCAAGGGAGTCCTTTCTGCCTCAAGCAG GTTTCACAAGCTGATCTGGGGGATCTTTGGCACTGGGCTTCTGGAAGGCTCCGGGGTTATTGCAGGCGGCGGGGACAATGGCATGCTTACTCTGTACAATGTGACCCACATCCTGTCATCGGGGAAGGAGCCTGTGATTTCCCAGAGACAGAAGCACACCGGGGCTGTCAGAGCCCTCGACTTTAATCCTTTCCAG CCCCTAGAAGACATCCGGGCACTCTCTTGGAACCGGCAAGTTCAACACATTCTGTCTTCTGCTCACCCCAGCGGCAAGGCAGTTGTGTGGGACCTCAGGAAGAATGAACCTATCCTCAAAGTCAGTGATCACAGCAAAAGG ATGCACTGCTCAGGACTGGCCTGGCACCCAGACATAGCCACCCAGTTGGTGCTGTGCTCGGAAGATGATCATCTCCCAGTGATTCAGCTGTGGGACTTGCGTTTTGCCTCCTCACCCCTGAAGGTGCTGGAGAGCCACAGCAG GGGGATCTTGTCAGTGTCATGGAGCCAGGCTGATGCTGAGCTGCTGCTCAGTAGTGCCAAAGATAATCAGATCTTATGCTGGAACCTGGGGAGCAGTGAG GTGGTATATAAGCTACCCACACAGAATAGCTGGTGCTTTGATGTCCAGTGGTGCCCTCGAGACCCTCCAGTGTTCTCTGCTGCCTCCTTTGACGGCTGGATCAGTTTGTACTCTGTGATGGGTAGGAGCTGGGACGTCCAGCAGATGAGACAAGCTGACAAG ATCTCTTCTTCCTTCAGCAAAGGCCAGCCTCTCCCACCATTGCAGGTGCCAGAGCAAGTAGCTCAAGCATCATTGATACCTCCCTTGAAAAGACCCCCCAAATGGATGAGAAGGCCAACAGGAGTTTCATTTGCT TTTGGGGGGAAGCTGGTTACCTTTGGCCTGCTCAACACACTGGCCCATCAGGTGCCACAGCCTTGCCTCCACCTCGTCTTCATCAGTCAAGTCACCACAGAATCTGAATTCCTGATGCGGTCAGCTGAGCTGCAGGAGGCCCTGGGATCAGGAAATCTCCTGAATTATTGTCAGAACAAGGTCCAACGAGCATCACTGCAAAGCGAAAAGATGCTCTGGCAGTTCCTGAAA GTGACCTTAGAGCAAGACTCTAGAATTAAATTCCTGAAGCTATTGGGATACAGTAAAGATGAGCTTCAAAAGAAG GTGGCCACATGGTTGAAGAGTGACATGGGGCTGGCTGAGAGTCCTCAGCCCAAGGGAGATGACCGCAGCAGTAACAGACAACAGGCCTTCCACAGCCAG GCCTCCAGACACACCACGGAAGAAGCCTCTGCCTCCTCAACCTTCTTTGATGAGCTGATCCCTCAGATCTTGACTCCATGGGCGATCCGCATCACAGAAG ACACTGATGGACTTCTGAGCCAGGCTCTCCTGCTTGGAGAACTGGGCCTTGCTGTGGAGCTGTGTCTGAAGGAAGAGCGCTTTGCTGATGCCATCAtcctggcccaggctgggggtgcAGATCTGTTGAAGCAAACTCAGGAGTACTACTTGGccaagaagaaaaccagaatcTCCTCG CTTCTAGCCTGTGTTGTGCAGAAGAATTGGAAGGATATGGTGTGTGCCTGTAGCCTGCAGAACTGGAGAGAGGCACTGGCCTTGCTACTGACATACTCAGGGCCAGAGAAATTCCCTGAGCTTTGTG ACATGCTGGGTACTCGGATGGAGCAGGAAGGCAACAGAGCACTAACTTCTGAAGCCACACTCTGTTATGTGTGCTCAGGGAGTGTGGAGCGGCTGGTGGAGTGCTGGGCCAAATGCCACCCGGCTTCATCCCCCATGGCTCTACAG GACTTGATGGAGAAGGTGATGGTCCTTAACAGGAGCTTGGAGCTACTACGGGGTCCCAATGGGGTGAACCCGGGCCCTGCCACAACCTACAGAGTCACTCAGTATGCCACCTTCCTGGCAGCTCAGGGCAGCCTGGCTACTGCTATGAGCTACCTACCTAGTGACTGTGCTCAG CTACCAGTTCAGCAGCTGAGAGATCGACTTTTTCATGCCCAGGGTTCTGGTGTCCCGGGCCAACaatctcctcctttccccttcccccgGGTTGTTGTGGGAGCTACCCTTCACTCCAAAGAGACACCGTCTTACAGATCAGAATTCCAACCTTCTCACCAG GTTCTAGCTCCATCTCAAAGGCCAAGGATTTTCACACCTCAGTCATCACTAGTGATGCCCTTGACACCTTCCCATCCTAGCTCTTATCAGGGCTCCAGAATGCAGAATATAAGTGACTACAGGGTACCTGGGCCCCAGGCAGCCCAGCCTTTGCCCCTGGGCCCTAGGGTAAGGCCTG CTTTATCTCAGCCACAGCTGTTAAGAGGTCAAAGGGCACAACATCTTAACCCCATGGGATTCCCTGGAACATGGCCTCTTCCGGGTCCACCTCCTCCTGTAGCACCCCCAGACATCAtgcagcctggctctgcctctctgccTGAGACTCCTCGACTGATCCCTCTGCTTCCTGTGAGACCACCAGGTCTCAGCCCTGTGAGCTCCCAACCCCCAGTCCCTCCTGTCAGCTTTCCTGTGGCACACCCTCCAGGAGGGCCAGGAGCTCCATGCTCTAGCACCCTCCCAACCACTGGCATCTTGACTCCTTATCCAG GACCTCAAGATTCCTTGAAAaattctccagctcccaggggaaATCTCCAGAGGAAAAAG ttACCAGAGACATTTATGCCCCCAGCACCAATTACAGCTCCAGTTATGTGCCTCGCCCCTCAGCCACAAGGAGTCCTTTCTTCCCAGCCCCCTGTTGCTGGTATGGGCCATGCTCCCCCTGGAGCGCCAGGAGAACTCAGCCTGCAG CAACTTCAGCAACGGCTACCCAAGAAGATAGAAAGGAAGGAGCTGCCCCTAGAGCATCAGCCCTTGAAGACCAGTTTTGAGGCGCTTCTACAACGCTGTTCCCTGTCTGCCACTGACTTA AAGACAAAACGGAAGCTGGATGAGGCAGCCCGACGTCTGGAATGTCTATATGAGAAGCTCTGCGAGGGGACA CTCTCGCCTCATGTCCTGGCTGGGCTCCACGAGGTTGCCCGATGTGTGGACGCAGGAAGCTTTGAGCAGGGCCTCACAGTGCATGCCCAGGTGGTGGGCTGCAGCAGCTTCAGTGAGGTCTCCAGCTTCATGCCTGTGCTGAAGGCTGTCCTCACCATTGCTCATAAGCTGCATGTGTAA